The following proteins come from a genomic window of Gadus morhua chromosome 11, gadMor3.0, whole genome shotgun sequence:
- the rasip1 gene encoding ras-interacting protein 1, which yields MEESGSPRFRKLNFPVGLWIHSPRKHFAKLGGRWPSAVSVKSTTSSDAASLYEAPTAPSSSLSASTPSLASPAPSPSPSPAFLRPRPAGPQSRAKRLSHLFLRGRSNSDRDRAVGERERERWAHSDAPSSHHYLPPPSSTTPGLVKIYGDALSSGANYRSLLANVHSTAQQLIAQVITRYTEREREETEDAVLQKYSPEDFLLCDVIGKPIQRPDGTVQWETECRRGVASWECPLLLVDMWRPKEGFERRFEMQRKEDYEREEKEREKEREREAENCQGVRLRRSRISSGGGSEEGERGHRSRNSELRRSISDMNLSLRRRQGNHVPNDPRLATNALSNSGAEDRKNTMSMMVPKGGETRGSKVTSRAAWTNQTQEEDKDYSSCDLEVMSQSLILPPTDRPYFLLLQGYNQSKDFVLYIMAGHTHVFGRKPTMKEREKDRERERKGKRPLKVDTFLSAPDVLARHLLVRRDSAVPGTPPGQALMRPFRGGAVTHNGLALYREAALKPGDVVGLGGHFIFLYRDPRVTPAPPLALALPWQADGGPSTCCPSGLLDRQEALRTYLGSPEALLRFHPRHADSLLQEIISKNSSPDSGGGPLAPAYLLSIMIDHASKHLDPALTPQILLKAANLIKGIVWDNIKEFGDKHPTQNSTEPESELCAPNVQKLSSDLRPLMFWMSNATELLNFFQVKVETMEKEWEFEAPGDPVLSADMDVCSEALAQLDDVIMHTFQQCVYHLTKTLYSLLPALLDTNPFSREEKDKERDGARAAESGDPAGGEGEVDDVSALPPTVAGLVEVYRCSLTLSREACLSPPLTSQTFGYLFFFTNTSLLNTLLERDGLFSWSRAVQIRTNLDLVLDWLQGAGLGDIASEFLKKLSITVNFLCVPKTRLIQSSWGSLLEEHTLLSPSQLHHLLTHYKLGAARAPPASWAPPPGAELSGDIFESFLDHPPLILPNETPRLNLSQAIPSPELQKEVTRLRTFLWGLDQDELPANQRTRL from the exons ATGGAGGAGTCGGGCAGTCCTCGCTTCAGAAAACTAAATTTCCCAGTAGGCCTGTGGATCCACTCTCCCAGGAAACATTTTGCCAAGCTTGGTGGCCGCTGGCCCAGTGCAGTCTCCGTGAA GTCCACCACTAGCTCCGACGCGGCCTCCCTGTACGAGGCCCCGACagcaccttcctcctccctctcggcCTCCACCCCCTCGCTGGCTTCCCCCGCCCcatccccgtctccctccccggCCTTCCTGCGACCCCGGCCGGCCGGGCCCCAGTCCCGGGCCAAGCGCCTCTCGCACCTCTTCCTGCGAGGGCGCTCCAACAGCGACCGGGACCGCgcggtgggggagagggagcgggagcgcTGGGCGCACTCCGACGCCCCCTCGTCACACCACTACctgcccccgccctcctccaccaccccggGCCTGGTCAAGATCTACGGGGATGCTCTCTCCAGCGGGGCCAACTACCGCTCCCTGCTGGCCAACGTGCACTCCACGGCGCAGCAGCTCATCGCCCAGGTCATCACGCGCTACACTGAGCGCGAGCGCGAGGAGACGGAGGACGCAG TTCTACAGAAATACAGCCCAGAGGACTTCCTGCTGTGTGATGTCATTGGAAAGCCCATCCAAAGGCCAGATGGGACCGTCCAATGGGAGACCGAGTGCCGGAGGGGCGTGGCTTCCTGGGAATGTCCCCTGTTGTTGGTGGACATGTGGCGGCCCAAGGAAGGGTTTGAGCGGCGTTTTGAAATGCAAAGAAAGGAAGactatgagagagaggagaaggaaagggaaaaggagcgagagagggaggcagagaacTGCCAAG GTGTGCGCTTGAGGCGGAGCAGAATATCCTCGGGGGGAGGGtcagaggagggagagcgaggtcATCGCTCGAGAAACTCCGAGCTCAGGCGGAGCATCAGCGACATGAACCTCAGCCTGCGCCGTCGCCAAGGCAACCATGTCCCAAACGACCCGCGTCTCGCCACTAACGCCCTTAGCAACAGTGGCGCAGAAGACAGGAAAAACACCATGAGCATGATGGTCCcaaaggggggagag acaagggggtcaaaggtcaccagtaGAGCTGCGTGGACAAACCAGACGCAGGAGGAAGACAAGGACTACTCCAGCTGTGACCTGGAAGTGATGTCACAGAGCTTGATCCTCCCGCCCACCGACAGGCCCTATTTCCTGCTGCTGCAAGGTTACAATCAGAGCAAG GACTTTGTTTTGTATATCATGGCGGGGCACACCCATGTGTTTGGGAGGAAGCCCACAATgaaggagcgagagaaggacagagagagggagaggaagggcaAGAGGCCGCTGAAGGTCGACACCTTCCTCTCTGCGCCCGACGTGCTCGCCAGACACTTACTGGTTAGGAGGGACTCCGCTGTTCCCGGGACCCCTCCTGGACAAG CTCTGATGCGGCCCTTCAGAGGAGGGGCCGTCACACACAACGGCCTGGCCCTGTACCGCGAGGCCGCCCTGAAGCCAGGGGACGTGGTGGGTCTGGGGGGCCACTTTATCTTCCTCTACCGTGACCCCCGCGTAACCCCCGCTCCCCCGCTGGCACTGGCCCTGCCCTGGCAGGCGGACGGCGGGCCCTCCACCTGCTGCCCCTCCGGGCTGCTCGACCGGCAGGAGGCGCTGAGGACCTACCTGGGGTCGCCCGAGGCCCTGCTGAGGTTCCACCCCCGCCACGCCGACAGCCTGCTCCAG GAGATCATCTCAAAGAACTCGTCCCCTGACTCAGGAGGGGGGCCCCTAGCCCCGGCCTACCTCCTGTCCATCATGATCGACCACGCCTCCAAGCACCTCGACCCCGCCCTCACACCTCAAATACTGCTCAAGGCTGCCAATCTGATCAAAGGAATCGTCTGG GATAACATCAAGGAATTTGGGGATAAGCATCCCACGCAAAA CTCTACAGAACCAGAGAGTGAGCTCTGTGCCCCAAATGTCCAGAAGCTCTCCTCTGACCTTCGACCTCTGATGTTCTGGATGTCCAACGCCACCGAGCTTCTTAACTTCTTCCAAGTAAAAGTCGAGACCATGGAGAAAGAATGGGAGTTTGAGG CACCCGGTGATCCGGTGCTCTCAGCGGACATGGACGTCTGCTCAGAGGCCCTGGCGCAGcttgatgatgtcatcatgcACACCTTCCAGCAGTGTGTGTACCACCTCACCAAG ACCCTCTACTCGCTGCTCCCAGCCCTCCTGGACACCAACCCCTTctccagagaggagaaggacaAGGAGAGGGATGGAGCGAGGGCTGCGGAAAGCGGGGACCCCGCGGGGGGCGAGGGCGAGGTGGACGACGTGTCCGCCCTGCCCCCCACCGTGGCCGGGCTGGTGGAGGTTTACCGCTGCTCCCTCACGCTGTCCCGCGAGGcctgcctctcccccccgctcaccTCGCAGACGTTCGGGtacctcttcttcttcaccaACACCTCCCTGCTCAATACGCTGCTGGAAAGAG ACGGCCTGTTCTCCTGGTCCAGAGCAGTCCAGATCCGCACCAACCTGGACCTGGTCCTGGACTGGCTGCAAGGAGCCGGGCTAGGGGACATCGCGTCTGAGTTCCTGAAGAAACTATCAATCACTGTTAATTTCCTGTGTGTGCCCAAGACCCGCCTCATCCAG TCTTCGTGGGGTAGCCTGCTGGAGGAGCACACCTTGTTGAGCCCGTCCCAGCtgcaccacctcctcacccactaCAAGCTGGGGGCTGCCCGggctcctccagcctcctggGCACCTCCTCCGGGAGCAGAGCTGAGTGGAG ATATCTTTGAGAGCTTCCTGGACCACCCGCCTCTCATCCTCCCCAACGAGACCCCCCGACTGAACCTCTCCCAGGCGATCCCGAgccctgagctccagaaggaaGTGACACGTCTCCGGACCTTCCTGTGGGGACTTGACCAAGATGagctcccagccaatcagaggactcGGCTTTAA
- the slc2a3b gene encoding solute carrier family 2, facilitated glucose transporter member 1: protein MERMHDEKPKKKVTGYLLYCVSTAVIGSLQFGYNTGVINAPEQKLRRFFQNVSMERYGEPFTPGANTMVWSFAVAIFSVGGMIGSFSVGAVVDKFGRRKSMMLANILAILGALLMGLSGLSRSFEMVIIGRFIIGLFCGLCTGLTPMYVGEISPTHLRGAFGTLHQLGVVIGILVAQIFGLEFLLGSEALWPLLLALTALPAILQTILLPFCAESPRYLLISLNQEDEARKALVRLRGTEDVTDDLQEMKEEGMKMALEKKVTIPELFRSPVYRQPLIIAIVLQLSQQLSGINAVFYYSTGIFETAGVAEPIYATIGAGVVNTVFTVVSLFLVERAGRRTLHLIGLAGMAVSALLMTISLSLVKTIQSLSYLAIVAVFGFVASFEMGPGPIPWFIVAELFSQGPRPAAMAVSGFSNWTANFLVGLGFPKLEELCGPYVFIIFMILLIFFFIFTYLRVPETKGRTFDDIAQAFATSAASPQSPSEVGLGLPVPETKGATPLSPTEKVPMFSLPMDKAGAP, encoded by the exons ATGGAGCGTATGCATGATGAGAAG CCCAAGAAGAAGGTGACCGGCTACCTCCTCTACTGCGTGTCCACAGCCGTTATTGGCTCACTGCAGTTTGGTTACAACACCGGAGTCATCAACGCACCcgagcag AAGCTGCGTAGGTTCTTCCAGAATGTGTCCATGGAGCGCTACGGGGAGCCCTTCACCCCCGGGGCCAACACCATGGTGTGGAGCTTTGCGGTGGCCATCTTCAGCGTCGGAGGCATGATTGGGTCATTCTCTGTGGGAGCCGTGGTCGACAAGTTTGGCAG GCGGAAATCGATGATGCTAGCTAACATCCTGGCCATCCTGGGCGCGTTGCTGATGGGGCTGTCCGGCCTGAGCCGCTCCTTTGAAATGGTCATCATTGGCAGGTTTATCATCGGCCTGTTCTGCGGCCTGTGCACGGGGCTGACCCCCATGTACGTGGGGGAGATTTCTCCCACCCACCTGCGAGGGGCCTTCGGAACGCTTCACCAGCTGGGCGTTGTCATCGGCATCCTGGTGGCTCAG ATCTTTGGCCTGGAGTTCCTGCTGGGCTCAGAGGCTCTGTGGCCACTGCTGCTGGCCCTCACCGCCCTGCCAGCCATCCTGCAGACCATCCTGCTGCCCTTCTGCGCCGAGAGCCCCCGCTACCTGCTCATCAGCCTCAACCAGGAGGACGAGGCCCGCAAAG CCCTGGTGCGTCTCCGTGGCACCGAGGACGTCACAGATGACCTccaggagatgaaggaggaggggatgaagaTGGCGTTGGAGAAGAAGGTGACCATCCCGGAGCTGTTCCGCTCGCCAGTGTACCGCCAGCCCCTGATCATCGCCATCGTCCTGCAGCTCTCCCAGCAGCTGTCCGGCATCAACGCA gtgtTTTATTACTCCACAGGTATATTCGAAACAGCGGGTGTAGCTGAACCCATCTATGCTACCATAGGAGCGGGCGTGGTCAACACCGTGTTCACTGTGGTCTCG CTCTTCCTGGTGGAAAGGGCGGGTCGAAGGACCTTACACCTGATTGGATTGGCTGGAATGGCCGTGAGCGCCCTCCTGATGAccatctccctgtctctggTT AAAACCATCCAGTCGTTGAGCTACCTGGCCATCGTGGCGGTGTTTGGCTTTGTGGCCAGCTTTGAGATGGGCCCGGGCCCCATCCCCTGGTTCATCGTGGCAGAGCTCTTCTCCCAGGGCCCGCGCCCGGCCGCCATGGCCGTCTCCGGCTTCTCCAACTGGACTGCCAACTTCCTGGTTGGCTTAGGCTTCCCTAAGTTGGAG gaaCTGTGCGGCCCGTacgtcttcatcatcttcatgatcctgctcatcttcttcttcatcttcaccTACCTCCGCGTGCCCGAGACCAAGGGGCGGACCTTCGACGACATCGCCCAGGCCTTCGCCACCAGCGCCGCCTCCCCGCAGAGCCCCTCCGAGGTGGGGCTAGGTCTGCCAGTGCCTGAGACCAAGGGcgccacccccctctcccccacggAGAAGGTTCCCATGTTCAGCCTCCCCATGGATAAGGCCGGAGCTCCTTAG
- the cox6b2 gene encoding cytochrome c oxidase subunit 6B2, with protein MAEMEEKIKNYRTAPFDARFPNTNQTRNCFQNYLDFHRCNKALTEKGQDISPCQWYQRVYKSLCPMSWVGKWDEQIEAGSFPGRI; from the exons ATGGCAGAGATGGAAGAGAAGATCAAGAACTACAGGACGGCTCCATTTGATGCCCGGTTCCCCAACACCAACCAGACACGAAACTGCTTCCAGAACTACTTGG ACTTTCACCGATGCAACAAGGCGCTGACGGAGAAAGGCCAGGATATCTCTCCGTGTCAGTGGTACCAGAGGGTCTACAAGAGCCTCTGCCCCATGAGCTGG GTTGGCAAATGGGATGAGCAGATAGAGGCAGGAAGTTTCCCCGGAAGGATCTGA